The sequence CGAGGTCGAGGTTAGAGGAGCGTTGGAGATGCAGGCCGAGGTCCGTCGTGCCACGGAGGTACCGCAGGATGCGCTTGACCAGGGCGAGGTGGGCAGCGCGCGGATCGTGCATGACAAGGCAGCACTGGTGCATGGCGTAGGCGATGTCAGGGCGCGTCATTGTCAGGTATTGGAGTGCTCCGACCAGGCTTCGATACTCCGAGGCGTCTGAGACCGGCGCGCCGTCCGTGGCGGACAGCTTCGAGTGCGTGTCGATGGGAGTGGACACGGCCTTGCAGTCGACCATGTTCGCGCGCTCCAGGAGCTCCTTGGTGTAGCCATGCTGGGACAGGAAGAAGCCAGTGGCACTCCTGGTGACAGCGATGCCCAGGAATTAGTGAAGGGCGCCCAGGTCCTTCATGGAGAACTCCGTCGAGAGCTGCTGTTATAGATGATGGAGTAGAGCTGTGGACAACGCGACCAAGATGATATCGTCGATGTAGAGTAGCAGGTAGGCCGTCCCGCCGTCGTGGTGCAGCACGAACAGGGACGGATCCGAGCGGGAGTCACGGAAGCCGAGTGTGCGGGCGAACGCGGCGAACCTGGCAAACCATGCGCGCGGTGCCTGCTTGAGGCCGTAGAGCGATCTGTCGAGGAGGCAGACGTGATTGGGGCGGGCGGCGTCGATgaagccagccggctgctggcaatACACGCGCTCGGTGAGGTGACCGTGGAGGCCGCCACGGTGAGCACGGCGCGGATCGTGGCCGCCTTGACGACCGGCGAGAAGGTCTCATCGAAGTCCACACCGGGCCATTGTGAGAAGCCCCTGACCACCCATCTTGCCTTGTAACGCTCGAGGCCGCCGTCAGCTTTGAACTTGTGTGAGAACAACCATTTTCCGGTCACAATGTTAGCTCCAGGGGGCGAGGAACGAGGCTCCACGTCTGGTTCTGCATCAACGCCGAGTATTCATCCTGCATCGCAGTCAACCAGTTTGGATCACGCAGAGCAGCCCGCACGGACTTGGGTACGGGAGAGATGGAGGGACCGACATCGGTGTGGAGATTTTGGTGATACTTAGGGTTAGGGAAGAACTTGCCCGCTCGGGCTCGCGTGACCATGTTGTGGGGCAGGGCGAGTGGGGCGGGAGTTGGTTCGGTTTGGTGATCCGGCGGGGAAgtgctcggggaggcggagggTGGGGAGTTAGGGTTTTGGGAGGTGGATGGAGGTGGTGGTGTTGTGTGGTGGGGAGGGGAGGCGGCCGGGGAAGGTGATGATGGCACGGGTGTGGCAGTGGGCTCGCTCGGGGCAGGGAGGGGGAGTGTGCGTGAGGGATTTTGGACGCAGGGCCGCCGAGGAACAGATGGGGGGACGACATGATCGGTGAGATCCGGCACCAGGGAGGGGGCACGATCGGTTTGGGGTTGCTGAAAGGGGAACGTGTTCTCGTCGAACACGACGTGGCGTGAGATGATGACTCGGCCGGTCGTAGGGTTTAAGCAACGATAGCCTTTGTGATCCTGTGAGTATCCGAGGAAGATACAGGGGACCGAGCGCGGTGCCAGCTTATGTGGGGTGACGGCGGTGATGTTGGGGAAGCACTGGCACCCGAAGACCCGCATGTGAGAGTAGTTGGGGTGGACGCCGTAGAGTAGGAAGAATGGGGTGTGTTGATGACGGGGGCGACACGGCCTATGGTTCAGGAGAAACGTAGCTGTCTGAAGAGCTTCCGCCCAATATGAGTATGGCATGGAGGCGTGCACGAGCAGAGCGCGCATGATGTCGTTTAGAGTGCGGAGAGCATGCTCCGCGCATCCGTTTTGCAGCGATGTATAAGGACAGGACATGCGCAAAACAATGCCTAGAGAGGAGAAGAATTGGCAGGCGGCATGATTTTCAAACTCCCGCCCATTGTCTGTTTGGACCGTCAGTACAGGCAGGTTGAAGTGGGTGTAGACGAGGCATACAAaggtacgtagtgtgggcagaacATCAGATTTGTGCTTGAGGGGGTATGTCCACATGAAATGACTATAGTCATCAACAACGATTAAGTAGTACTGACAACCAGACAAACTAAGCACGGGCGAGGTCCATACATCACAGTGTACAAGCTGAAAAGGGAAATACGAAATATGATCCGAAGAGCTAAAAGGTAGACGGTGAATTTTTCCTAGTTGACAGGCGGTGCAGATGGCGCCGGGGGCGCCAGTTGTGTTGATGGAGGCGCGGTGAAGGGTGCAGTCCAGCGCATCGTCACCAAGGTGGCCAAGACGCCGGTGCCAAGTATCGCGCGTGACGGCGGTGAAGGCATGTGGTGCTTGGGACCGGTGCGATGGGTGGAGAGTGTAGAGCTCGTCCGGTGAATCACAGCGGAGGATCTCCGCCTTCGTGCTTcgatccttgaaagaaaaaccacaGTCATCAAATTCTATGTTAACTGGGTTATCACGCGCGAGTTTCTTAACGGAGATGAGGTTTTTGATTAAGTGTGGAGAGACTAGGATGTTGCGGAGAGCTAGGTTGTGAGAGGCGGTGGGGATGGTGTGTTGGCCTATGTGCGAGACTGCAAGCATAGATCCATCGCCAACTATGATATCAGGTGAAATACAGGGTCGGGATGAAGTGAGTATACCAGAGGAGGAAGCCATGTGGGATGTCGCGCCGGAGTCGAGGATCCATTCGCCACCAGAGCTCGACGACGCCTGTCCTTGTTGCACACTGATGGCGTTGAGGGCCTGGACCAGAGCAGCCTGATCCCAGGCATGTGGTGGCGCCGCGGGAGGCGCGGCGTGGTTGAGGCCGTAGATCGGGTGCGGGGGAACAGCCCCGTACTGCCAGTGTGCTGGTGGAGTCGAGGCAGGTGGCGGTGGCACGCCGTACTGAGCTGCAACGCCGGCGAAGGGAGACAGGCCGCCGGGGCGCGGCCCAATGATTCCAGCACCAGGAGCGTGGGGGCGCCACGGCATGGGCCAGGCGTGGACCATACCCGTCCAAGGCGCCGAGGCAGGAGAGcgggggggaggcgcagccccGCCGTGCTGAGGGGGCCCGCCCCCTCCAGAGGCCCTGCCCCTTCCTCTGCCGCGGCCGCCACCACGGCCACCCCCGTCGGGGCGGTTGGTGTTGTCGTTGCCCCCGCTGGAGTTTGGAGACGTCGGTGTGCGCGCAGCGTGCAGGGCGACGTCGTTGGGGGTGTCCTCGGCGTGGCGGCTTTCCTCGAGGAGAAGGAATGCACGACAGCGAAGGAAGGTGGGGAAGGGAGACTGCATTGTGAGTATGGGGACAGCGTAGCTAAACCTGGGATGGAGACCGCGAATCATGTTCAGGACTTGGTCGCGATCGCCGACGTGCTCGCCCAAGTCTACCAGGCGATCGGCGCAGTCCTTGAGCCGAGCAAAGTAGGAGAGGATGGAGGAGGATCCTTGCTCGATGCGGCGGAATTTGGTGGCGAGGAGGACGAGTTGGTGCTCCTGGTTCGTGAGGAAGATTGCGCAGATCGCCTCCCAAACCTCAGCAGCAGTAGCTCTGTGGCGATGCACCAGGCCGAAGATCTCGGGGCTATCTCGGTTGTAGAGCCACGAGAGGACGTGAGCGTCGTCCTGAAGCCAGGCGGCATCCGCCCGCCGGGGCGGACCGGTGATGTGGTCGGTGACGCCGGCCTTCTGGAACTGCACCTCGAAGAGGGTGCGCCACTGGGAGAAGTTGGGAGGGTTGAGGCTGAGCACGAGGGGAACGTGCTGGTTGATGAAGACCGCGGCCAACGACGACTGGCCCGGAGGTGCCGTGGAGGAGCTCGCGTCGGCGTCGCGGCGAGCGAGGAGCGCGCCCTGCGCCAGGGCGTTGGGGGTGAGGAGAGGCATGGTACGGATCGGGCTCGGGGTGCCGCCATGGaagggtggtggaggaggcggtggagggggTGGCGGAGGGATCGCCATGGCCGAGCGGGAATGGCAGCGGAAGAGAGGCTAGTGGATGTGCCTGGTAACTGATACCATGTAGAGCAGTATGCGAGAGGGAGAATGCACCTTGGGTGCTCCCGTTCTGTATTCAACAATATATAGTACAAGTACATGGCGCAATGGcgctcagagagagagagagaggggagtggagCGACGTGCGCAGGAGTGGAGATCGTGGCGAGTACGTGGGCTAGCACGTACATGCATGCGATCGCCATGCAGCTGCTAACATTTTGGAATATGGAACAGAAGAACAGATACATGACAAAGAACACATATAAAGCTTCGGCATGTCGAATTCTAAAGCAACTAATTTTTCTGTTCGTTGTAGTGTCATTCTGTCAATGGCATTCTGAAGTCCATATTGACTGTTCGATCAAATATGTAGCTAGGACTTCTGTGTTTTTATTGACGTGGTGGAGTTGGAGTTCAGAGTAGTTATTGATAGGACTTTAGCTGCAGTTGAAGCAACAAAAGCATTCCACCTGTGCACCACAGTGGTTATTAACAAAGCATGCTTCCATGTGCCATTTCTCACCCAACTCGCGGTCTAGGGTTCCATGTGGTCAATCAGCTCTGTTAGTGTCACACAGCCGACTTCCAAAACTCCCCTTAATccatttttctttgttttctttatttCCATCTTCGGAGGGAGACTTCCTTCTTGGCCTTGTTGGCTTGATTTCTGATTAGTATTTCTGATTTTTGAGCTCGATTAGAAGAGACCACGATGAAAGTTCGACTGTAGTTAGTTCCGTGTTCTGACAAATAAGTATAGTTAGTCTTCAGGTTGCCTCATCCAAAAATCCGAATACATCACCAGTCAACTCAATTTTGGAACTACAGTTTACATGTGTATTTTGCTGTTGGGGGATTATGTTTAAGCTTTCATTTTTATCCCAGCACTGGATTGAAGTGGTATTTTAATAGTATTTTTAGTGGTGTACAAGCTATTATTATTTGTTGCAATAGGGATTAGTGTAGATTGGTAGAAAAGAATATCATGTTGGTCCATATTTAATTCAAAGGTAGGACTTCCTTAGTTATATTTGCTGATAGCATTGAATTTGCTACCAAGGTTCAGTTTGCAGTAGCTCAACTGTAATGTGTTGCAAACTGTGATGTGGGAAATACCTTGTTTTATATATTCTTTTTATATAGGTATAGGTATATATGTTACTTTGATGATTTGATCGGATATAGTGAATGGTTAGTTATTCAGTCCATTTGCATGAACTTTAGAACAAAAATGCAGTTTCCATCTTTTATGACATTTGGCTTGGTTGTTGTGTAGAATGTATGGTTAATGTTTTCCCGTGATTATTCTGGTGTGGAACTATAAGCCCTTCAGAAGTTCACCTCTAACTTGCTTTATAAATATACTTGCTATTCTTCGAGTTAGTACATGTGTAGGGTACTTCACAATATCAAATTATACACTTTTAATATTATATATCAGTGAAGAAACAATACTCCACCCAATAGCTTGGCTGTAGAATTAACTGATTGGTCGATGCAATTGGTAAAACA comes from Triticum aestivum cultivar Chinese Spring chromosome 5B, IWGSC CS RefSeq v2.1, whole genome shotgun sequence and encodes:
- the LOC123115697 gene encoding uncharacterized protein; amino-acid sequence: MAIPPPPPPPPPPPPFHGGTPSPIRTMPLLTPNALAQGALLARRDADASSSTAPPGQSSLAAVFINQHVPLVLSLNPPNFSQWRTLFEVQFQKAGVTDHITGPPRRADAAWLQDDAHVLSWLYNRDSPEIFGLVHRHRATAAEVWEAICAIFLTNQEHQLVLLATKFRRIEQGSSSILSYFARLKDCADRLVDLGEHVGDRDQVLNMIRGLHPRFSYAVPILTMQSPFPTFLRCRAFLLLEESRHAEDTPNDVALHAARTPTSPNSSGGNDNTNRPDGGGRGGGRGRGRGRASGGGGPPQHGGAAPPPRSPASAPWTGMVHAWPMPWRPHAPGAGIIGPRPGGLSPFAGVAAQYGVPPPPASTPPAHWQYGAVPPHPIYGLNHAAPPAAPPHAWDQAALVQALNAISVQQGQASSSSGGEWILDSGATSHMASSSGSKHEGGDPPL